ATCGAAACAGGGGCGACCGTCCTCAAAGGGACCGGTCCGGTCGACACCAGGAGCTTGAAATGACCGACTTTTACGTGGGCGATACGAAACAGCTGGAACAGGCGATTGCAAACTCGTCGCCCGGTGACACGATATACCTTGCGCCGGGCAGGTACGATAACGTGTCCATCAAGGACATCCAGCAGGCGGGTCTTCGCATCACCTCGCTCGATCCAAACGATCCGGCAACGATTACCAGCATGTCGATCAAGAGCGCGTCTGGCATCGACTTCTCCAACATCGACTTTCACGCCGTCGAGGGTGGGAACAATGTCTTCCTGCTCTACGCGACCGACGACATAAGCTTCGATCATATCACGGTGCACGGCCCCGCCGGCCTGGGTTCGGCGCAGGAATCCTCAGCATTCATGATTCGCGAAAGCACGAATGTCAGCGTTACCAATTCCGAATTCTACGATCTCCAGCACGCACTCAAATTGCTAGACGTGACCGGCGCGGTAATCGACGGCAACAGCTTTCACGACATCCGCACCGACGGCATCCGGGGCGGCGGCGTCTCCGAAGCCGTCATCTCGAACAACCACTTCACCAATTTCAATCCCGCGGAAAACGACCATCCGGACGGTATCCAGCTGTGGTCGACCCATCAGGACACCGCCGCGCACGATATCACCATCACCGGCAATGTGGTGGTGCGCGGCGACGGCGACCCGATCCAGGGTATCTTCATCCGCGATACGCACAAGGAACTGCCGTTCGAGAATGTGACGATCACGGACAATATCGTCCTTGGCGGTCTGTACAACGGCATCGCCATCGGAGGCGTCGTGGGCGGCACACTGTCGGACAACATCGTCGCGGGATATCCGGACCAGCGTTCCTGGATTCGCGTCAACCGCGAGAAGGACTTCACGATCGTCGATAACGAGGCGACCAGATATTCCTTCGACGATCGGGATAGTCCGCATTTTGACCATAACACCCTGTTGCCGGAAGGCGCCGATTACGCCTCGATGGCGGATGCGGTTCCGCCCGGGTCCAGCGCCGCGGAGTACATTGCCGCGTTCGAGAGCGGGCAAGCTCCGGCTCCCGCGCCCGAACCGACCCCCGAGCCAACTCCTGCGCCGGAACCCGACAACGCACCGGATCCGGGCTCGATCCACATTCCCACCCCCCAACCCGATACGGACGTGCCGCTTGAGTCCGATGGGAAGGGACCTGCTGGCGAAGGCACCGTGGATGTGCCTGTAGATGGCGGTCCGTCGTTCGTGGATATCCATGGGACGGACGCCGGAGAGTCGCTTTTCGGTACCTATGCGAGAACGGCCAATGATCGCATCATGGGTGGGGACGGCGACGATTCGCTCTTCGGTCGCGATGGCGACGACTTCCTGATCGGCGGCAACGGCTCGGATCTTCTGCGAGGCGGAGAGGGTGCCGACACGCTTACCGGGGGGGCGGGCAACGACCGATTCGCCTTCCTCGATGGCGATCTGACGCGCGACGCCTACGATACGATCACGGATT
Above is a genomic segment from Erythrobacter sp. 3-20A1M containing:
- a CDS encoding right-handed parallel beta-helix repeat-containing protein, with protein sequence MTDFYVGDTKQLEQAIANSSPGDTIYLAPGRYDNVSIKDIQQAGLRITSLDPNDPATITSMSIKSASGIDFSNIDFHAVEGGNNVFLLYATDDISFDHITVHGPAGLGSAQESSAFMIRESTNVSVTNSEFYDLQHALKLLDVTGAVIDGNSFHDIRTDGIRGGGVSEAVISNNHFTNFNPAENDHPDGIQLWSTHQDTAAHDITITGNVVVRGDGDPIQGIFIRDTHKELPFENVTITDNIVLGGLYNGIAIGGVVGGTLSDNIVAGYPDQRSWIRVNREKDFTIVDNEATRYSFDDRDSPHFDHNTLLPEGADYASMADAVPPGSSAAEYIAAFESGQAPAPAPEPTPEPTPAPEPDNAPDPGSIHIPTPQPDTDVPLESDGKGPAGEGTVDVPVDGGPSFVDIHGTDAGESLFGTYARTANDRIMGGDGDDSLFGRDGDDFLIGGNGSDLLRGGEGADTLTGGAGNDRFAFLDGDLTRDAYDTITDFTTGEDRLNFKAMDANALMSGNQNFTFIGAAAFTGRAGELNYTDHADGLLMGGDLDGDGVADFFLKLEGVHTLSKADMWL